From Plasmodium chabaudi chabaudi strain AS genome assembly, chromosome: 12, the proteins below share one genomic window:
- a CDS encoding AFG1-like ATPase, putative (term=structural;date=20130213;qualifier=method_exon=deleted exon 6 based on RNASeq and homology;curatorName=ucb@sanger.ac.uk;~term=annotation;date=20170223;qualifier=removed_product=nucleotide binding protein, putative;qualifier=added_product=afg1-like atpase, putative;curatorName=ucb@sanger.ac.uk;~term=annotation;date=20180921;qualifier=added_GO:0005739;qualifier=added_literature=pmid:30204084;curatorName=ucb@sanger.ac.uk;~;query 607-607;GPI_cleavage_site_score=0.12900001;~pfam_scan;Pfam:PF03969.12; E()=1.9E-56;score=191.4;query 185-489;description=AFG1_ATPase;~iprscan;InterPro:IPR005654 : AFG1-like ATPase;Pfam:PF03969; score=2.0E-56;query 185-489;description=ATPase, AFG1-like;~iprscan;InterPro:IPR027417 : P-loop containing nucleoside triphosphate hydrolase;Superfamily:SSF52540; score=8.5E-15;query 182-312;description=P-loop containing nucleoside triphosphate hydrolase) produces MNILFNSKILLKNNIGVKSKVCRNQCAFIKSQHINFSISNEKHTNTKKNETPKNGNTGFIELYQKLVETKKIEKDPFQYKLILVLQAFENNLNNYYQHVENKLGNEDTEKKTFFSSLFKSDKKRNKDKEEECEESEEELGKLRNDDNFFIFDNKIKIGKKENKLRYECIDSENAYNNNINNCLNAENENGIKYVRGIYVYGSVGRGKTYFLNLVFDRIKISKLKIHYHNFIQQIHKDFHEEKLNNSEEPIKNISIKISKKYKLIFIDEFQIVHISDAMLIKSLFKHLFYQGTILICSSNRNPLHLYHNGLNRERFIPFIKLLFKFNYIYEIDNYHDFRLRNSNSNDNVYNIPSKNMEEIKKLCINKYMDTYKKSRDYIKNIEKINHKIFVSNYKKYIVPYNINNYAIFSFKDLCCQNSSIDEFNAISKQNNTMFIYDIQKMNEEINGNEMRRFILLIDILYEKNTRVFFFSNIPIFQIFQTNSIISDFQNLIEKMKKKFNNFNHFKNHFDEQLKSGTFNRPTFINIVRSFGISQEICCKLFDAINYNINKEYIPIEYLRNILCFHIINYETNIKESLNYLENSGVELKPIPYLLFDENEIDTSQENSFASMRTLSRIKHMCTMEYLEKHKKLYENGI; encoded by the exons atgaatattttgtttaattcCAAAAtcctattaaaaaataatatagggGTCAAATCCAAGGTGTGCCGAAATCAATGTGCTTTTATAAAATCTcaacatataaatttttcaatatcaAATGAAAAGCATACtaatactaaaaaaaacgaaacacccaaaaatggaaatacaGGCTTTATTGAgttatatcaaaaattggtggaaacaaaaaaaatagaaaaggATCCCTTCCAATATAAGCTTATATTAGTCTTACAA GCCTTCGAAAACAATCTAAACAACTACTACCAGCATGTTGAAAACAAATTGGGAAATGAGGATACAGAGAAGAAAACCTTTTTTAGCTCACTATTTAAAAGTGACaagaaaagaaacaaaGATAAGGAAGAGGAATGTGAAGAAAGCGAAGAAGAACTTGGAAAATTAcgaaatgatgataattttttcatatttgataataaaataaaaataggaaaGAAAGAGAATAAACTAAGATATGAATGTATAGATAGCGAGAATGcttacaataataatataaataactgTTTAAATGCAGAAAACGAAAatggaataaaatatgtaagaGGTATATATGTCTATGGAAGTGTTGGTAGGGGTaagacatattttttaaatttagtTTTTGATAGAATtaaaataagtaaattaaaaatacattatcataattttatacaacAAATTCATAAGGATTTTcatgaagaaaaattaaataattcagaAGAacctataaaaaatatatcaataaaaataagtaaaaaatataaattaatatttattgatgAATTTCAAATAGTACATATATCTGATGCTATGCTTATTAAATCCTTATTTAAgcatttgttttatcaaggtacaattttaatttgttcttCAAATCGAAATCCTTTACACCTTTATCATAATGGGTTAAATAGAGAACGATTTATtccatttataaaattattatttaaatttaattatatatatgagaTTGATAATTATCATGATTTTCGTTTAAGAAATAGTAATTCAAATGATaatgtttataatattccgtctaaaaatatggaagaaataaaaaaattatgtattaataaatatatggatacatataaaaaaagtagagactatattaaaaatatagaaaaaattaatcataaaattttcgtatcaaattataaaaaatatattgttccatacaatataaataattatgctatattttcttttaaagaTTTATGTTGCCAAAATTCAAGTATAGACGAATTTAATGCCATatcaaaacaaaataatactatgtttatttatgatattcaaaaaatgaatgaaGAAATTAATGGAAATGAAATGCGACGCTTTATACTTTTAATAgacatattatatgaaaaaaatacaagagtttttttttttagtaatatacctatttttcaaatttttcaaaCCAATTCAATTATTTCcgattttcaaaatttaattgaaaaaatgaaaaaaaaatttaacaattttaatcattttaaaaacCATTTTGATGAGCAATTAAAATCGGGTACTTTTAATCGACCCACATTTATCAACATTGTTCGATCTTTTGGAATATCTCAAGA aatTTGTTGCAAGCTTTTTGACGCAATCAACTACAATATTAATAAGGAATATATACCTATAGAATACCTAAG aaatattttatgtttccacattataaattatgaaacTAATATAAAAGAGAGCCTGAACTATTTAGAAAATTCCGGTGTCGAATTGAAGCCGATTCCATATCTATTGTTTGA cgAAAATGAAATAGACACATCCCAAGAAAATTCATTTGCTTCAATGAGGACCTTGTCTAG aataaaacatatgTGTACAATGGAATATTTGGAaaagcataaaaaattgtatgaaAATggtatatga
- a CDS encoding conserved Plasmodium protein, unknown function (term=structural;date=20120126;qualifier=method_extend=changed gene model, added exon 5 based on RNASeq and homology;curatorName=ucb@sanger.ac.uk;~;query 1356-1356;GPI_cleavage_site_score=0.14039999), protein MRHNKNKDNTKDFGKKKKNKRRSLSLLIPNYENNIINNIKLADKIYKLTIANNSDESDNDTEESREILKNEKKKKKNIPKNKTKNLNRRSISCDNYDTSDTNSVNDKKQSKNKFDININEIKTKYKNQNIKIIYDDDSTGKVILRERKNKTGKGRRQNKDKPEYKGSSRGIAKKGKEEEEDDEEEEDDEEEDEEEEDEEEEEEDDTSSEGYYTEQNENAKGRTRDVSKYNKVKNKGEIKKNIKNKRSKKKCITRIKSRTLSDSYFNEKRKKNIRKMKREKFRNKDIERRREQYEKEFSEPINRKSDNYINYENDHYSNKINERRRKDDTINIFEEDSKKYNNKFIDFKREQSLYKNYNIIKKEIDINFLLNMKDIILKMHLNIQNIKEAVKNKNEYVKNLLDTSYINIIENIKRNEIKKDNFYKQIFYDLFSLLNEFILVDDYTKQFFFSIESEVRRRCLNNIKNEFFNFINKYLKSGENKMNYNSKWINTGSIHDQHIFNQNNNMHIQESENKRNALYSSLSIYGSNNNKEQLAKDNAGNIIRLSNPNFMAGNCNSIGMMGGRNDSNYFLYNKSCKNEEDNFVKIDRTKDDLILKIRNSNLHSFQNEQEDTNVEYLKKLLKSEKEKNFKLELEYDELKQKYTILKKKKKKDAEEGDNSDSASNNYSQSIDKKLYKQICESKSFIKLEEMKLEESSKNIAEENIKLLQKKEMNDQTKKDIENDIATIEMKKKEIETQNEEINKAKKEIEEELSALDKKKKDIEDENDMVEKKKQDIVDTNNMIEEKEKEINQLDILLNEKNEKLEDLENEINKKVDGIKEIRKELSDKKVELEGVKNMLNEKIKEVQKLENMDNENRKSIIEKNESKLLKSGTELKNKDTIYYEKEGNMSFINNENSFDHNDQIKTNSMHIEQLKRESSNLFSNDIGNMKSEENIMTLKNEILEREKLISKREESFIEEKNNFVKELDELNILKDNIFNQMDIIKKQKEELNIKEEELNQREIYITQLIEKNNSLINKDMSQTNISMLTGLNKTNRNSQTGSQLDIHDIPGGEINQASSNSPNLRMNEFESKNCIMNTCNNSDTTIISQSVNHNTSKNFMQMSKNSYISNDSYTKDKPIDNVKEITEMLNSSLKEVEKYKHLLKDRELTINSLKAEVEKNISKNYLYKSDTSIISQSMQDNSPQSLDGKNGFSELSQDSKIDESQNGKTKQGIHFLTSSNKIDEQVNAKNLIIKELISVYKEISTIKEEYSKTVLKKNEFIDGLLLKFFNDLQTNYKMKENYYQKEANKRNAIIREKDNQIKELKMALDDKKIKEISYKKLFLKMNQINDSYKLKNKRSLSTVELLKQNIKLLNQDALKKNEMTNKFKAEQ, encoded by the exons ATGcgtcataataaaaataaagataatacTAAAGActttggaaaaaaaaaaaaaaacaagagAAGAAGTTTGTCTTTACTAATTCccaattatgaaaataatattataaataatataaagttagctgataaaatttataaactAACAATTGCAAACAACTCAGATGAATCGGATAATGATACTGAAGAAAGTAgggaaatattaaaaaatgaaaaaaaaaaaaaaaaaaatatacccaaaaataaaacaaaaaactTAAATAGGAGAAGCATAAGTTGTGATAATTATGATACATCAGACACAAATAGTGTTAACGATAAAAAacaatcaaaaaataaatttgatattaatattaatgaaattaaaacgaagtataaaaatcaaaatataaaaattatttatgacGATGATTCTACAGGTAAGGTAATTCTTAGGGAacgtaaaaataaaacaggTAAGGGCAGGAGACAAAATAAAGACAAACCAGAATATAAGGGCAGTTCAAGGGGGATAGCGAAGAAGGGCAAAGAAGAGGAGGAGGATGATGAAGAAGAGGAAGACGATGAGGAAGAGGACGAAGAAGAAGAGGATGAGGAAGAGGAAGAAGAAGATGACACATCAAGCGAGGGATATTACACGGAACAGAATGAAAACGCTAAAGGTAGAACCAGAGATGtgtcaaaatataataaagtgAAAAACAAGggtgaaataaaaaaaaatataaaaaataaaagaagtaagaaaaaatgcataacCAGAATAAAATCTAGAACCCTAAGTGATAGCTACTTCAAtgaaaagagaaaaaaaaatattcgaaaaatgaaaagagaaaaatttCGAAATAAAGATATCGAAAGAAGACGAGAAcaatatgaaaaagaattCAGTGAACCAATAAATAGAAAAAgtgataattatataaattatgaaaatgatcATTATTCAAATAAGATTAATgaaagaagaagaaaagatgatacaataaatatatttgaagaagattcaaaaaaatataataataaatttatagacTTTAAGAGAGAACaatctttatataaaaattataatattataaaaaaagaaatagacataaattttttattaaatatgaaagatataattttaaagatgcatttaaatattcaaaatattaaagaagctgtaaaaaataaaaatgaatatgtaaaaaatttattagatacatcatatattaatattattgaaaatattaaaaggaatgaaataaaaaaagacaatttctacaaacaaattttttatgatttatttagtttattaaatgaatttattttggtTGATGATTATactaaacaatttttttttagtatagAATCGGAAGTTAGACGAAGatgtttaaataatattaaaaatgaattttttaattttataaataaatatcttAAATCaggagaaaataaaatgaactATAATTCGAAATGGATAAATACAGGTTCCATTCATGatcaacatatttttaatcaaaataataatatgcatattcaaGAGtctgaaaataaaagaaatgcTTTATATTCTTCCTTGTCTATTTATggatcaaataataataaagaacaGCTAGCTAAAGATAATGCAGGAAATATAATCAGATTGAGTAACCCCAATTTTATGGCAGGAAATTGTAATAGTATAGGAATGATGGGAGGAAGAAATGATAGTAACTATTTTCTTTACAATAAAAGTTgcaaaaatgaagaagataattttgttaaaatagACAGAACAAAAGATgatttaattttgaaaatccGAAACTCAAATTTGCATTCCTTTCAAAATGAGCAAGAAGATACAAATgttgaatatttaaaaaagcttttaaaaagtgaaaaagagaaaaattttaaattagaactagaatatgatgaattgaaacaaaaatatacaatacttaaaaaaaaaaaaaaaaaagacgcCGAGGAAGGAGATAACAGTGATAGCGcatcaaataattattcacAGAGtatagataaaaaattgtataaacaaatttgtGAAAGCaaatcatttattaaattagaAGAAATGAAACTCGAGGAGTCatctaaaaatattgctgaagaaaatattaagctacttcaaaaaaaagaaatgaatGATCAAACTAAAAAGgatatagaaaatgatattgCCACCattgaaatgaaaaaaaaagaaatagaaACTCAAAACgaagaaataaacaaaGCAAAGAAAGAAATTGAAGAAGAATTATCCGCTCTtgataaaaagaaaaaagatatagaagatgaaaatgatatggtagagaaaaagaaacaagATATTGTagatacaaataatatgattgaagaaaaggaaaaagaGATAAACCAATTAGACATTTTactaaatgaaaaaaacgaaaaattGGAAGATctagaaaatgaaataaataaaaaagtagaTGGAATAAAGGAAATAAGAAAAGAGTTGAGTGACAAAAAAGTAGAATTAGAaggtgtaaaaaatatgttaaacgaaaaaataaaggaagtccaaaaattggaaaatatggataatgaaaatagaaaaagtataattgaaaaaaatgaatcgAAACTATTAAAGAGTGGAacagaattaaaaaataaagatactatttattatgaaaaagaagGAAATATGTCtttcataaataatgaaaatagttTTGATCACAATGACCAAATAAAAACGAATAGTATGCATATAGAACAACTAAAAAGGGAAAGCTCTAATTTGTTTAGTAACGATATAGGTAATATGAAGtctgaagaaaatattatgacattaaaaaatgaaatattagaaagggaaaaattaatatcaaAGAGAGAAGAATCTTTtattgaagaaaaaaataattttgtaaaagaATTGGacgaattaaatatattaaaagataatatattcaaccaaatggatataataaaaaagcaaaaagAAGAACTCAATATAAAGGAAGAAGAATTAAATCAAagggaaatatatataacacaattaatagaaaaaaacaattcaCTAATTAATAAAGATATGAGTCAAACAAATATAAGCATGCTAACAggtttaaataaaactaaTAGAAATAGCCAAACCGGCTCTCAATTGGATATTCACGATATACCAGGTGGCGAAATAAATCAGGCATCTTCCAACTCTCCAAACTTAAGAATGAACGAATTTGAAagtaaaaattgtattatgAATACTTGTAATAATAGTGATACCACCATCATAAGTCAATCTGTGAACCATAATACAAGcaaaaattttatgcaAATGTCGaaaaatagttatatatCAAATGATAGTTATACAAAAGATAAGCCAATCGATAATGTAAAAGAAATTACTGAAATGTTAAATAGTAGTTTAAAAGaagttgaaaaatataaacatttattaaaagataGAGAATTAACTATTAACTCATTAAAAGCTGAagtggaaaaaaatatatccaaaaactatttatataaatcagACACCTCGATAATAAGCCAATCAATGCAGGACAATTCTCCTCAATCCTTGGATGGTAAAAATGGATTTTCAGAACTTTCTCAGGATTCAAAAATTGATGAATCACAAAATGGGAAGACGAAACAAGGAATTCACTTTTTGACAAGCTCGAATAAAATCGATGag CAAGTTAATgcaaaaaatttgataatcAAAGAATTGATATCTGTATACAAAGAAATAAGTACCATAAAAGAGGAGTATAGCAAAACAgttcttaaaaaaaatgaatttattgATGGATTACTACTTAAATT TTTCAATGATCTGCAAACAAATTACAAAATGAAAGAGAACTATTATCAAAAAGAGgcaaataaaagaaatgcTATTATACGTGAAAAGGATAACCAAATAAAAGAACTTAA gatGGCATTGGATgataaaaagataaaagaaatatcgtataaaaaattgtttttaaaaatgaaccAAATAAATGACtcttataaattaaaaaataaaagaagcCTTTCCACAGTAGAACTGCTAaagcaaaatataaaacttttAAATCAAGATgccttaaaaaaaaatgaaatg ACTAATAAATTCAAAGCCGAGCAATGA
- a CDS encoding conserved Plasmodium protein, unknown function (query 649-649;GPI_cleavage_site_score=0.51600003): MINQNGNKSSTSDDIPDSNVNNNNKESVGNGYKNENVPNNMGPPNDKNSIVYDNSYHNNSITNIKNNRHSSKLFISDNSTNGSISNKNSTDESCSQKCNYNIVVSSHNSDDSYKERTKYNKKKSFFTDYNAKPNNYLSYGDNKNKMLNETSNNIFSGYSNYDDKNSCNNSGATHKDTSYNISGTSNSNLYQKGKAYINRNDNNKDYRYENSVVLSGDSYHGTNYSYSPQKNSQNQNYDENNLGNYKLNNNNKIYAEEKNETSATSDGEKRPSDASEMYNLRDDKRLNNDYLKKNYIYKNLCMNREKTMGHTKIFDYMDCKSGDENNSISKHKNQTSEFIPKYKNLTPKEIHYNSLSGNDNITVLEANKIKLDMNKLSNKNTDPLPDVYPFKLSKEYSKNDVKLEKLYPANYNYINNYNKHNANISIEERRNNMNSSHIFDYDCDDNKNNTKNGHYRSTNTIIPDIYNENKPNDKKNTEQDENRKKYPLYSDLFGRTTPNINQTTPCEKIMPTTMNSNWMYCPINSKKYSGESTKHSDYLKYSGKTNFHRKSYFHNDGYDCRKKLQEALGKGSKASFQLHLQSFINPINNNDTDNYNNTNYTNMQVTYMHLQNIKDSLTDDEIKATVKQSGSYIVNYEPEFDIFSNKRKSNAKLCIRYPSGKDSLKILLNLFDELGIKVRILF; encoded by the coding sequence ATGATAAACCAAAATGGTAATAAATCATCTACTTCCGATGATATACCAGACTCCAAtgtgaataataataataaagagaGTGTAGGAAatggatataaaaatgagaaTGTGCCTAATAATATGGGACCTcctaatgataaaaatagtatagtatatgataatagttaccataataatagtattacaaatataaaaaacaatagacattcttcaaaattatttatttcagaTAATTCAACAAATGGATCAATatctaataaaaatagtactGATGAATCATGCTCCCAAAAATGTAATTACAATATAGTAGTTAGTTCTCATAATAGTGATGATTCATATAAAGaaagaacaaaatataataaaaaaaaaagtttttttaCTGACTATAATGCAAAACCAAATAATTACCTAAGTTATGGcgataacaaaaataaaatgctcAATGAAActagtaataatattttttcaggATATTCAAATTATGACGATAAAAATAGTTGTAATAACAGCGGTGCGACCCATAAAGACACTAGTTATAATATTAGTGGCACAAGCAATAGTAATTTATATCAAAAGGGAAAAGCTTACATAAATcgtaatgataataataaggaTTATAGATATGAAAACAGTGTAGTTCTTTCTGGAGACTCATATCATGGCACTAATTATTCTTATAGTCCCCAAAAAAATAGCCAAAACcaaaattatgatgaaaataatctAGGTAATTACAAATtgaacaataataataaaatatatgcagaagaaaaaaatgaaacaagTGCGACATCGGATGGAGAAAAAAGGCCAAGTGATGCGTCTGAAATGTATAACCTTCGTGATGATAAAcgtttaaataatgattatttaaaaaaaaattatatatacaaaaatttgTGTATGAATAGAGAAAAAACAATGGGacatacaaaaatatttgattaTATGGATTGCAAAAGTGGTGacgaaaataatagtatatccaaacataaaaatcaaaCGAGTGAATTTATTcctaaatataaaaatttgacACCAAAGGAAATACATTATAATAGTTTATCCggaaatgataatataactGTTTTAGAagcaaacaaaataaaacttgATATGAATAAACTTTCAAACAAAAATACAGACCCATTACCTGATGTATACccatttaaattatcaaaagAGTATAGTAAAAATGATGTAAAATTAGAAAAGTTATATCCAgctaattataattatataaataattataacaaaCATAATGCAAATATATCAATCGAAGAAAGAAGAAATAACATGAATTCAAGTCATATATTTGATTATGATtgtgatgataataaaaataatacaaaaaatggaCATTATAGAAGTACAAATACGATAATAcctgatatatataatgagaACAAaccaaatgataaaaaaaatacagaaCAAGATGAAAACAGAAAGAAATATCCACTTTATAGTGATTTATTTGGTAGAACGACACCAAATATCAATCAAACGACTCCatgtgaaaaaataatgccaACGACAATGAATTCAAATTGGATGTACTGTCCAattaatagtaaaaaatattcaggAGAATCAACCAAACATTCCGATTATCTTAAATACTCTGGTAAAACGAATTTCCATAGAAAATCATATTTCCATAATGATGGATATGATTGTCGAAAAAAACTTCAAGAAGCTTTAGGTAAAGGTTCGAAAGCATCATTTCAACTACACTTACAATCTTTTATAAATCCAATCAATAATAATGACActgataattataataatacaaattatacGAATATGCAAGTTACATACATgcatttacaaaatataaaagactCACTAACagatgatgaaataaaagcaACTGTCAAACAAAGTGGATCCTATATAGTTAATTATGAACCTgaatttgatattttttcaaataaacgAAAAAGTAATGcaaaattatgtattaGATATCCTAGTGGAAAAGATagtttgaaaattttattaaacttGTTCGATGAACTTGGTATAAAAGTTCGAATCTTGttttaa
- a CDS encoding transcription initiation factor TFIID subunit 10, putative (term=annotation;date=20140505;qualifier=removed_product=conserved Plasmodium protein, unknown function;qualifier=added_product=transcription initiation factor tfiid subunit 10, putative;qualifier=added_gene_name=taf10;qualifier=added_literature=pmid:16042788;curatorName=ucb@sanger.ac.uk;~term=annotation;date=20150819;qualifier=added_GO:0005669;qualifier=added_GO:0006366;curatorName=ucb@sanger.ac.uk;~;query 101-101;GPI_cleavage_site_score=0.10399999): MDKNFVNDDDEQLIKTLLQNTPAFGEDLIDFYLAHNGCKVTEKSCFRLISLFLHKSMENIINNSMSVDSNEMRNDSDKENKHTKKELDYDKLIKEIKKFNDNSNKDENAKNLSVFFE, from the exons atggataaaaattttgtaaatgaTGACGACGaacaattaataaaaacattgtTGCAAAACACCCCAGca TTTGGTGAAGATTTaattgatttttatttggctCATAATGGATGTAAAGTTACTGAAAAATCATGCTTTAGACTAATTTCGCTATTTTTGCATAAATCCATGGAAAat ATCATCAACAACTCGATGAGTGTAGACTCCAATGAAATGAGGAATGATAGTGATAAAGAAAACAAGCATACTAAAAAA GAATTAGattatgataaattaattaaagagattaaaaaatttaatgataaTTCGAATAAGGAtgaaaatgcaaaaaacCTAAGTGTCTTTTTCGAATAA